In Oryza sativa Japonica Group chromosome 2, ASM3414082v1, the following are encoded in one genomic region:
- the LOC9266142 gene encoding serine/threonine protein phosphatase 2A 55 kDa regulatory subunit B, whose amino-acid sequence MSNAGRRRRSLTSIAPSPVSSSSFPSGAREAQAPPSQLPSWKFSQVLGELPLAAAGEGHDNGTLQDDGDTISAIEFDGRGEHLAAGDHAGRVILFRRTDDESHPPPPPSRADLERTDYAAAAPPAYAYMAEFQSHEQEFDVLHSLEIGEKVKKLRWCARPNSSSLSMLATNDRTVKLWKVSEHRSRKGNGQPRRRRSTPTSASLSEIALLGEGDSSVRNGYYYEWASKKARNYLSPDSAEHSEKASEVGEGYTAKCRRVFARAHVYNINSISNNCDGETFVSADDLRINLWHLEVTDQCFNVVDMKPADMEDLVEVITSAEFHPSSCSLLAFGSSRGFVRLVDLRQSALCDRNVRIFQDRGNSVQPRTLFTEIISCISDVKFTGDGKYLLTRDYMNLKLWDLRVESSPVATYKVHEFLRPKLSELYNNDCIFDRFSCCSSKGGDYFATGSYSNTFKIFSRAAANPNGTTLEASTNPYRIQSFPSAKSQGLLSNFARGIQRKGQDGPRSDGREDTKCNMTSKVTHLAWHPMENFIVCAANNSLYMYHT is encoded by the exons ATGAGCAACgccggcaggaggaggaggagcctgACCTCCATAGCTCCCTCCCCCGTTTCCTCCTCTTCTTTCCCTTCCGGCGCCCGGGAAGCTCAGGCGCCGCCGTCCCAGCTTCCCAGCTGGAAGTTCTCCCAGGTGCTCGGCGaactgccgctcgccgccgccggcgaaggccACGACAACGGCACGCTCCAAGATGACG GTGATACGATCTCGGCAATCGAGTTCGACGGCCGGGGCGAGCAcctggccgccggcgaccacgccGGGCGCGTCATCCTCTTCCGAAGAACCGACGACGAGAGCCAC ccgccgccgccgccgtctcgcgccgaCCTGGAGCGCACGGActacgccgcggcggcgccgccggcgtacGCCTACATGGCGGAGTTCCAGAGCCACGAGCAGGAG TTCGACGTTCTGCACAGCTTGGAGATCGGCGAGAAGGTGAAGAAGCTGAGATGGTGCGCGCGGCCGAACAGCTCGTCGCTGTCCATGCTCGCCACCAACGACCGCACCGTCAAGCTCTGGAAG GTCTCCGAACACAGGTCGAGGAAAGGGAACggccagccgcggcggcggcggagcactcCGACTTCGGCGTCGCTGTCCGAGATCGCGCTGCTCGGGGAGGGTGATTCGAGCGTAAGAAATGGGTATTATTACGAGTGGGCGAGCAAGAAAGCTAGGAACTATTTGTCCCCTGATTCGGCTGAACATTCCGAAAAG GCAAGTGAGGTTGGAGAAGGATATACCGCGAAGTGCCGGAGAGTGTTCGCCCGTGCTCATGTGTACAACATCAACTCCATTTCGAACAACTG TGACGGGGAGACGTTCGTGTCGGCCGACGACCTCAGGATCAACCTGTGGCACCTGGAGGTGACGGACCAGTGCTTCAACGTCGTGGACATGAAGCCCGCGGACATGGAGGATCTCGTAG AGGTGATCACTTCGGCAGAGTTCCACCCGTCGTCGTGCAGCCTCCTCGCCTTCGGCAGCTCGAGGGGCTTCGTCCGGCTGGTCGACCTGCGGCAGTCGGCGCTGTGCGACCGCAACGTCAGAAT ATTCCAGGATCGTGGGAACAGCGTGCAGCCTAGGACGCTCTTCACCGAGATCATCTCTTGCATCTCCGATGTGAAGTTCACCGGAGATGGGAAGTATCTGCTAACTCGAGACTACATGAACCTGAAG CTCTGGGACTTGCGCGTGGAGAGCTCCCCTGTTGCAACTTACAAGGTGCATGAGTTCCTTCGTCCTAAG CTGTCGGAGCTGTACAACAACGACTGCATTTTCGACAGGTTCAGCTGCTGCTCCAGCAAGGGCGGGGACTACTTCGCCACTGGATCTTACAG CAATACATTCAAAATTTTCTCTCGTGCTGCTGCAAATCCCAACGGAACTACGTTGGAAGCTAGCACGAACCCTTACAG GATACAATCATTCCCCTCTGCAAAGAGTCAAGGGTTGCTCAGCAATTTTGCTCGCGGAATCCAGAGAAAAG GTCAAGATGGACCAAGATCTGACGGCCGGGAGGACACTAAATGTAACATGACATCAAAGGTGACACATTTAGCTTGGCACCCGATGGAAAACTTCATAGTTTGTGCAGCTAATAACAGCTTGTACATGTACCACACATAG
- the LOC4329992 gene encoding GDSL esterase/lipase At5g33370 precursor — protein sequence MVAALVVPLLVGLLAVAAAPAPASAERAFFVFGDSLVDNGNNNYLITTARADAPPYGIDYPTHQATGRFSNGLNIPDIISEHLGAEPALPYLSPELRGDKLLVGANFASAGVGILNDTGVQFVNIIRIGDQLQYFREYQRKLRALVGEEQAKRIVNGALVLITLGGNDFVNNYYLVPMSVRSRQYAIQDYVPFIISEYRKILSRLYELGARRVIVTGTGPLGCVPAELALHSRRGECAAELTRAVDLYNPQLVNMVRGLNRAIGAEVFVTANTNRMNFDYISNPQNYGFTNVQVACCGQGPYNGIGLCTAASNVCDDREAFAFWDAFHPTEKANRIVVGQFMHGSTEYMHPMNLSTILAVDDEERRL from the exons ATGGTCGCTGCTCTCGTCGTTCCTCTCCTCGTCGGCCTATTGGCTGTGGCTgctgcaccggcgccggcgtccgcgGAGCGGGCCTTCTTCGTGTTCGGCGACTCCCTCGTCGACAACGGCAACAACAACTACCTGATCACCACGGCGCGCGCCGACGCGCCGCCGTACGGCATCGACTACCCGACGCACCAGGCCACGGGCCGGTTCTCCAACGGGCTCAACATCCCCGACATTATCA GCGAGCATCTTGGGGCCGAGCCTGCATTGCCGTACCTGAGCCCTGAGCTCCGAGGGGACAAGCTGCTCGTCGGCGCGAACTTCGCGTCGGCCGGCGTCGGGATCCTGAATGACACCGGGGTGCAATTC GTGAACATAATCAGGATCGGCGATCAGCTGCAGTACTTCCGGGAGTACCAGCGCAAGCTAAGGGCTCTGGTCGGCGAGGAGCAGGCGAAGCGGATCGTGAATGGTGCTCTGGTGCTCATCACGCTGGGAGGCAACGACTTCGTGAACAACTACTACCTCGTGCCCATGTCCGTGCGGTCGCGCCAGTACGCCATCCAGGACTACGTCCCGTTCATCATCTCCGAGTACAGGAAAATCCTCTCG AGGCTGTACGAGCTGGGGGCGCGGCGCGTGATCGTGACGGGGACGGGGCCGCTGGGGTGCGTGCCGGCGGAGCTGGCGCTGCACAGCCGCCGCGGCGAGTGCGCGGCGGAGCTGACGCGCGCCGTGGACCTGTACAACCCGCAGCTGGTGAACATGGTGCGCGGCCTCAACCGCGCCATCGGCGCCGAAGTCTTCGTCACCGCCAACACCAACCGCATGAACTTCGACTACATCTCCAACCCCCAGAACTACG GTTTTACGAACGTGCAGGTGGCGTGCTGCGGGCAGGGGCCGTACAACGGGATCGGACTGTGCACGGCGGCGTCGAACGTGTGCGACGACAGGGAGGCGTTCGCGTTCTGGGACGCGTTCCACCCAACGGAGAAGGCCAACCGCATCGTCGTCGGCCAGTTCATGCACGGCTCCACCGAATACATGCACCCCATGAACCTCAGCAccatcctcgccgtcgacgacgaggaaCGGCGCCTctag
- the LOC4329995 gene encoding polyribonucleotide nucleotidyltransferase 2, mitochondrial, which yields MSMAVASLRLLARGGRRRARFPAPLSVPGGRAAFLSGAAEEVAQADAPPPPPPGRKVLESFREEFEIGGRVISFETGKMARFANGSVVISMDDTHVLSTVAAAKSSEPVRDFLPLTVDYQEKQYAQGVIPTTYMRREGAPKERELLCGRIIDRPIRPLFPPGFYHEVQIMVNVISSDGKQDPDVMAANASSAALMLSDIPWNGPIGVIRVGRIDGNFVLNPTVDELGLSDLNLVYACSRDKTLMIDVQAREITERDLQAGMKLAHAEAVKCINPQLRLAKRAGKKKKEYKISLISDKSYEKIRTLSEAPIEEVFTDSTYGKFERGEALENITQSVKAKLEEECDEDSLKFLHKAVDTVRKQVIRKRIIEKGLRVDGRQLDEVRPLYCESSTYPILHGSALFSRGDTQVLCTVTLGAPGDAQRLDSIVGPPTKRFMLHYSFPPFSINEVAKRGGLNRREVGHGTLAEKALLAVLPPEGEFPYTVRVNSEVMASDGSTSMASVCGGSMALMDAGIPVREHVAGVSVGLVSEVDQTTGDISSYRILTDILGLEDHLGDMDFKIAGTRRGITAIQLDIKPAGIPLDIICESLEPARKARNQILDRMDQEISSARAFNDGSSPRLATLSFSSDSLRKLLFHRKKIEQETGARVSVSDGTVTIVAKTQPIMDKAIEKVEFLVGREIEVGRTYKGVVSSIKEYGAFVEFNGGQQGLLHISELSHDKVSKVSDVVSVGQVLSLTCIGQDLRGNIKLSLKATLPHAHEKKDLASNHTDPLPSQEVVGWTAVENMPSKDANAEPSISKDEDNMIEETPGCSTPAVIIRSAAECDAQDVTNDPKKKRPKVAKSSPKLSKPASERQEVKRTSAKKTSGASTTAKKNKKEKADSSNDVLDAIPEQNKSNIMNYSSPSNFRSGSMKLGDVVTAKVYQIRAYGLVLELSDGVRGMHKFAENGHKDFEVGEELLVKCSSFNAKGIPVFSLLD from the exons ATGTCGATGGCGGTGgcctccctccgcctcctcgcgcgcggcggccgccgccgcgcccgcttcCCCGCGCCGCTCTCCGTCCCGGGAGGCCGCGCGGCGTTCCTCTCCGGCGCGGCCGAGGAGGTCGCGCAGgcggacgcgccgccgccgccgccgccgggacggAAGGTGCTGGAGAGCTTCCGCGAGGAGTTCGAGATCGGTGGGCGCGTCATCTCCTTCGAGACCGGGAAGATGGCCCGCTTCGCCAACGGCTCCGTCGTGATCTCCATGGACGACACCCATGtcctctccaccgtcgccgccgccaagtccTCCGAACCCGTCCGGGACTTCCTCCCACTGACT GTTGATTATCAAGAGAAACAATATGCCCAAGGTGTTATTCCGACAACATATATGCGGAGGGAAGGTGCCCCTAAGGAAAGGGAGCTTCTATGTGGGCGTATAATCGATCGACCAATACGACCATTGTTTCCTCCTGGATTTTACCATGAAGTCCAG ATCATGGTAAATGTTATATCGTCGGATGGAAAACAAGACCCAGATGTGATGGCTGCAAATGCCTCTTCAGCTGCATTAATGCTATCGGATATACCTTGGAATGGACCAATTGGAGTAATTCGTGTAGGAAGAATTGATGGAAATTTTGTGCTGAACCCAACGGTGGATGAG TTAGGTTTGAGTGACCTCAACCTTGTTTATGCGTGTTCTCGTGATAAAACATTAATGATAGATGTGCAAGCTCGTGAGATTACTGAAAGGGATCTTCAAGCAGGAATGAAACTTGCACACGCTGAG GCAGTTAAATGCATCAACCCACAACTTAGATTAGCTAAGAGAGCTggcaaaaagaagaaagagtaCAAGATCTCATTGATTTCAGATAAATCCTATGAGAAAATTAGAACATTATCAGAAGCACCCATTGAAGAAGTCTTCACTGATTCAACATACGGCAAG TTTGAGCGAGGAGAAGCCTTGGAAAATATTACACAATCTGTGAAAGCAAAGCTTGAAGAAGAATGCGATGAGGACAGCTTGAAGTTTCTTCACAAGGCAGTTGATACAGTGAGAAAACAG GTTATACGCAAAAGAATAATCGAGAAAGGACTTAGAGTTGATGGCAGGCAACTTGATGAAGTTAGGCCACTCTACTGTGAATCCAGCACATATCCAATATTGCATGGATCTGCCCTGTTTTCACGTGGGGATACACAG GTTTTATGTACAGTTACCCTTGGTGCTCCTGGTGATGCTCAGCGATTGGATTCAATTGTTGGTCCTCCAACAAAGCGTTTCATGCTTCACTACAGCTTTCCACCATTTTCAATAAATGAAGTTGCGAAACGTGGGGGCTTGAATCGACGTGAAGTTGGACATG GCACACTTGCGGAGAAAGCATTGCTCGCTGTGCTTCCCCCAGAAGGTGAATTTCCATATACAGTTCGGGTAAATTCAGAAGTCATGGCTTCTGATGGTTCAACATCAATGGCATCAGTATGTGGAG GAAGTATGGCTTTAATGGATGCTGGAATACCTGTAAGGGAACATGTGGCTGGTGTTTCTGTTGGTCTTGTCAGTGAAGTGGACCAGACAACTGGAGATATTTCTAGTTATCGCATATTAACGGATATTTTA GGTCTTGAGGATCACTTGGGTGATATGGACTTCAAAATTGCAGGAACAAGGAGAGGTATTACTGCTATTCAACTGGATATAAAACCTGCTGGAATACCGTTGGACATAATATGTGAAAGTTTGGAACCTGCACGAAAGGCTCGAAATCAAATCCTTGACCGTATGGACCAGGAAATAAGTTCTGCACGTGCTTTTAATGATGGGAGCTCTCCTCGATTAG CTACACTGAGCTTCAGCAGTGATTCTCTTAGGAAACTGCTTTTCCACAggaaaaaaattgagcaagaaaCAG GTGCACGGGTATCTGTTAGTGATGGTACAGTCACTATTGTAGCAAAAACCCAACCAATTATGGATAAGGCTATCGAGAAG GTAGAATTTCTTGTGGGTCGTGAAATTGAAGTTGGCAGAACGTACAAAGGTGTTGTTTCCTCAATAAAGGAGTACGGTGCTTTTGTGGAATTCAATGGTGGACAGCAAGGTCTACTTCATATTTCTGAGTTGTCACATGATAAG GTGTCTAAGGTCTCGGATGTTGTATCTGTTGGCCAAGTGCTCTCATTGACATGCATTGGACAGGACTTGAGGGGTAACATTAAACTTTCTCTTAAAGCTACCCTGCCCCATGCCCATGAAAAGAAGGATTTAGCAAGTAATCATACTGATCCTTTGCCAAGTCAAGAAGTTGTTGGCTGGACGGCTGTAGAGAACATGCCTAGCAAGGATGCTAATGCTGAACCATCCATCAGCAAAGACGAAGACAACATGATTGAGGAGACACCTGGGTGTTCTACTCCTGCAGTTATAATTCGAAGTGCTGCTGAATGTGATGCGCAAGATGTTACAAATGATCCTAAGAAGAAACGCCCAAAGGTTGCAAAGTCATCTCCTAAGCTATCTAAACCAGCCAGCGAAAGGCAGGAAGTTAAGAGAACTAGTGCTAAGAAAACTTCAGGTGCATCAACAACGGCcaagaaaaataagaaagaaaaagctGACTCTTCAAATGATGTGCTGGATGCCATTCCAGAACAAAATAAAAGTAACATCATGAACTATTCTAGTCCCTCAAACTTCAGGTCTGGGTCTATGAAGCTGGGTGACGTAGTTACAGCAAAGGTCTACCAGATACGAGCCTATGGATTAGTACTTGAGTTGAGTGATGGAGTTCGTGGAATGCATAAATTTGCG GAAAATGGACACAAGGATTTTGAGGTCGGAGAAGAACTACTTGTGAAATGCTCAAGTTTCAATGCAAAGGGAATTCCGGTCTTCTCATTGCTAGATTAG
- the LOC4329993 gene encoding ATP-dependent DNA helicase MER3 homolog: MAAMGHLGDPYALRSVADLPPPFRSVFGFRYFNSLQSECFPACFLSDVNMVISAPTGSGKTVLFELCILRLLSRFLSSEWRFNLIKGTLKTIYIAPMKALVQEKLRDWNMKLGSLGISCLEMTGDNEFYNTKSIHDADLILTTPEKFDSVSRHGIRDGGLGFFSDIALVLIDEVHLLNDPRGAALEAIVSRIKMLSRLGTMKIAPLANVRFIAVSATIPNIEDIAEWLAVPSEGIKRFGEEMRPVKLTTKVFGYAPARNDFLFERRLQSFIFDILMQHSRGKSALVFCSTRKGAQEAAQCLSQTASSLGYSNPFMKSMQQYEHLKEAALTCSDKQLQACLVHGVGYHNGGLCLKDRSVVEGLFLKGDIQILCTTNTLAHGINLPAHTVVIKSTQFFNKEKGLYVEYERSMVLQMCGRAGRPPFDDTGTIIIMTRRETVHLYENLLNGCEMVESQLLPCAVEHLNAEIVQLTVSDITLAIEWLKCSYLYIRIKKNPQHYGIKKEIPRELLEKQMKDICVEKIHELGEYGLIWTDEDGFLLKPLEPGRLMTKFYLKFDTMKLIVKASACCTLEDLLHIICHSAEITWIQLRRNEKKLLNEINADKEGRLWFHVVGANGKRKKRIQTREEKIFILANDCLTGDPLVHDLSLNQEMNSICSNGCRVAKCMREYFIYKKNYKSAISSMLLAKCLHQKLWESSPFLLKQLPGIGIVTAKALKTAGIDSFESLATADARKIESVTGRNYPFGDSIKSYLPSLGPKIDINIEDAGNRQGKSTIIVTLTRLSQAVGSSKQNYADMVVGSEEDNAILFHEKIKTQEFSSPYSVKLYVPCPPNARATLKVDVIFEEYVGLDIHKKHVVSREDFHVTKVFGIKKAEPLYNLPAESCLVSSKTTRTNQSKYHNGQNPLSKEVCVIEDDFRAKAPDKDDNDLEILGTREYNNLASLEAPSFTLLHEEDYEDVPDVLASEPVEAECKSATNNTIFDHIRKKSRDFPNLMLSKSMDSSYEPLILKKMKTSGDQFGLDQSSLHAYEVTPMVFDRTEARVSPNNTDERCRNILTRTAETRSFQFTGKMDSISQKSEILNRTQGKNSTQLAGKKAFEKSKTPDENSLHFVGKRDSSSEKSKALSKTPDENSLQFLGKMDSSSEKSKFCFSSPLADFQPMQCTKQVAASVQPLTIQDYCKDILASAKSSGTGASFLDVKSVFSFL; the protein is encoded by the exons ATGGCGGCGATGGGACATCTCGGCGACCCGTACGCGCTGCGCTCCGTCGCGGACCTTCCCCCGCCATTCCGCTCCGTTTTCGGGTTCAG GTATTTCAATTCGTTGCAGAGCGAGTGCTTCCCTGCATGCTTCCTCTCGGATGTAAACATGGTTATCTCTGCGCCTACTGGGAGTGGCAAAACCGTGCTGTTCGAGCTCTGCATTCTAAGGCttctctcaaggttcctctcaTCAGAGTGGAGGTTTAATTTGATCAAAGGAACCCTGAAAACA ATCTATATTGCTCCAATGAAGGCGTTGGTGCAGGAGAAGTTGCGTGACTGGAACATGAAGCTGGGCTCGTTGGGGATCAGTTGCTTGGAGATGACTGGTGACAATGAATTCTATAACACCAAATCCATACATGATGCTGACTTAATTCTCACAACTCCTGAG AAGTTTGATTCTGTGAGTCGTCATGGAATAAGAGATGGTGGACTGGGTTTCTTCAGTGACATTGCTCTGGTCCTTATTGATGAAGTTCATCTCCTCAACGATCCTCGTGGAGCTGCCCTAGAAGCAATTGTCAGTAGAATAAAAATGCTTTCTCGACTTGGCACAATGAAGATTGCTCCTTTGGCAAATGTTCGATTCATAGCAGTTTCTGCCACTATCCCTAATATTGAGGATATAG cggaGTGGCTTGCAGTACCGTCTGAAGGAATAAAAAG ATTTGGAGAAGAGATGAGGCCAGTGAAGTTGACAACCAAGGTTTTTG GTTATGCTCCAGCAAGAAATGACTTCCTGTTTGAGAGG AGACTCCAAAGTTTCATTTTCG ATATACTGATGCAACATTCAAGAGGAAAGTCTGCACTTGTTTTCTGTTCTACTAGAAAAGGCGCACAAGAAGCAGCACAGTGCCTTTCACAAACTGCGAGTTCTCTAGGCTATTCAAATCCATTTATGAAATCGATGCAGCAGTATGAACATCTAAAGGAGGCTGCACTAACCTGTAGCGACAAGCAGTTGCAGGCTTGTCTCGTACATGGAG TTGGTTATCACAACGGTGGTCTTTGCCTAAAGGATAGGAGTGTCGTTGAGGGACTTTTCCTGAAGGGTGATATTCAAATTCTTTGCACGACGAATACTTTGGCACATGGGATCAACTTACCTGCTCACACAGTGGTGATAAAGTCAACACAATTTTT CAACAAAGAGAAGGGTCTGTATGTAGAATATGAGAGATCCATGGTTCTTCAG ATGTGTGGAAGGGCTGGGCGTCCACCATTTGATGATACTGGAACAATTATAATCATGACAAGAAGAGAGACA GTGCATCTATATGAGAACCTTCTAAATGGATGTGAGATGGTGGAGTCTCA GTTACTTCCATGTGCGGTTGAGCATCTAAATGCAGAGATTGTTCAGCTGACGGTGTCTGATATAACTTTGGCTATTGAGTGGCTCAAGTGCTCGTATTTGTACATCAGGATAAAGAAG AATCCTCAGCATTACGGAATTAAGAAAGAAATTCCACGTGAACTTCTTGAAAAGCAAATGAAAG ATATATGTGTTGAGAAGATCCATGAGCTGGGGGAGTATGGTCTAATTTGGACAGATGAAGATGGTTTCCTTCTAAAACCATTAG AACCTGGGAGGCTGATGACAAAATTCTATCTGAAATTTGATACTATGAAGCTTATTGTCAAAGCTTCTGCCTGTTGCACTTTGGAAGATCTGTTGCATATCATCTGCCACTCTGCAGAGATTACTT GGATCCAACTACGACGAAATGAGAAGAAGCTCCTTAATGAGATAAATGCTGACAAAGAGGGAAGGCTTTGGTTCCATGTTGTTGGTGCAAATGGGAAAAGGAAGAAGCGTATTCaaacaagagaagaaaaaatatttattctgGCAAATGATTGTTTAACTGGGGACCCTCTAGTCCATGATCTATCTCTCAACCAG GAAATgaattcaatatgctcaaatgGATGCAGGGTTGCCAAATGCATGAGAgaatattttatatacaaaaaGAATTACAAGTCTGCCATAAGTTCTATGCTCCTTGCGAAATGCTTACACCAAAAACTTTGGGAGAGTAGTCCATTTTTGCTGAAGCAATTGCCTGGAATTGGAATTGTCACAGCAAAG GCACTGAAGACTGCTGGAATTGATTCTTTTGAGAGTTTGGCAACTGCTGATGCTAGGAAGATAGAATCCGTAACAGGACGAAATTATCCATTTGGAGATAGCATAAAAAGTTATTTGCCATCATTAGGCCCCAAAATTGATATAAACATAGAGGATGCTGGAAACAGACAGGGAAAATCAACAATTATTGTAACACTGACTCGCCTATCACAGGCAGTAGGATCCAGTAAACAAAATTACGCTGATATG GTTGTGGGATCAGAGGAAGATAATGCGATCCTCTTTCATGAGAAAATAAA GACTCAAGAATTTTCCAG TCCATACTCTGTCAAACTGTATGTCCCATGCCCCCCAAATGCCAGGGCTACTCTGAAGGTTGACGTCATTTTTGAAGAATATG TTGGTCTTGATATCCACAAGAAGCATGTGGTCAGCAGGGAAGATTTTCATGTGACCAAAGTGTTTGGGATTAAAAAGGCAGAACCCTTGTACAATCTGCCTGCAGAGAGCTGTTTGGTTAGCTCTAAAACAACTCGGACAAATCAATCTAAGTATCATAATGGACAGAACCCACTTTCTAAAGAGGTATGTGTTATAGAAGATGATTTTAGGGCCAAAGCTCCAGACAAAGATGATAATGATCTGGAAATTCTGGGAACAAGAGAGTACAACAACTTAGCTTCACT GGAGGCCCCAAGCTTTACTCTACTGCATGAAGAAGATTATGAAG ATGTTCCAGATGTATTGGCTTCTGAACCAGTAGAGGCAGAATGCAAAAGTGCCACCAACAACACAATTTTTGATCACATACGCAAGAAATCCAGAGATTTCCCCAATCTAATGTTGTCGAAATCCATGGATAGTTCTTATGAACCTTTGATACTGAAGAAAATGAAGACATCGGGCGATCAGTTTGGACTAGATCAGAGCAGTCTGCATGCATATGAAGTCACGCCTATGGTCTTTGATCGTACTGAGGCTAGAGTCTCTCCAAACAATACAGATGAGAGGTGCCGCAACATCCTGACCAGAACTGCAGAAACTAGATCCTTTCAGTTTACGGGCAAAATGGACAGTATATCTCAGAAGAGCGAGATCCTGAACAGAACTCAAGGCAAAAACTCTACTCAACTTGCGGGTAAAAAAGCATTTGAAAAGAGCAAGACCCCAGATGAGAATTCACTTCACTTTGTAGGTAAAAGGGACAGCTCGTCTGAGAAAAGCAAGGCTCTAAGCAAGACTCCAGATGAGAATTCTCTTCAGTTTTTAGGTAAAATGGACAGCTCATCTGAGAAGAGCAAATTCTGCTTCAGCAGTCCTCTTGCAGATTTCCAGCCTATGCAATGTACAAAGCAAGTTGCAGCCTCAGTCCAACCTCTCACGATTCAGGATTATTGCAAGGATATTTTGGCGAGTGCAAAGAGCAGTGGGACTGGCGCATCTTTTCTTGACGTTAAGAGTGTCTTCTCATTTCTCTGA